Within Streptomyces sp. SS1-1, the genomic segment CCCGTCAAGCGGCAGGTCAAGGCGCTGTCCGCGCAGCTGAACATGGCACGGCTGCGGGCCGGCCAGGGTCTGCCGGTGCAGCCGCCCAAGCGGCACTTCGTCTTCTCCGGTCCCTCCGGCACCGGCAAGACCACGGTCGCCCGCATCCTGGGCCGGGTCTTCTACGCGCTCGGGCTGCTCGGCGGCGACCACCTCGTGGAGGCCCAGCGGGCCGACCTGGTCGGCGAGTACCTGGGGCAGACCGCGGTGAAGGCCAACGAGCTCATCGACTCCGCGCTCGGCGGGGTGCTGTTCGTGGACGAGGCGTACGCGCTGTCCAACACGGGCTACGGCAAGGGCGACGCCTACGGCGACGAGGCCCTGCAGGTCCTGCTGAAGCGGGCCGAGGACAACCGGGACCACCTGGTCGTGATCCTCGCCGGCTATCCCGAGGGCATGGACCGGCTGCTGGCCGCCAACCCCGGGCTGTCCTCCCGGTTCACCACCCGCGTCGACTTCCCCTCGTACCGCCCGCTGGAGCTGACCGCGATCGGCGAGGTGCTCGCCGCCGAGAACGGCGACCTGTGGGACGAGGAGGCGCTGGACGAGCTGCGGTCCATCGCCGGGCACGTGGTCGACCAGGGGTGGATCGACGAACTCGGCAACGGGCGGTTCCTGCGCACGCTGTACGAGAAGAGCTGCGCCTACCGGGATCTGCGGCTGTCGGCCTACCCGGGCGCACTGACCCGGGAGGAGCTGGCGACGCTGCGGCTGCCCGATCTGATGCAGGCGTACGGCGAGGTGCTGTCGGGGCGGGGGCCGCAGGACCCGTCGGCGCGCTGACGGGTCCCGCGGCGTACGGCCGGCTCAGCCGGCCAGGGCTCCCTCCGGTTCGCCCGTGCCGATCCGGGGGCCGGTCACCCGTACCTCCGGGAGCTCCCGGTGGGCCGGGTCGCGGACCTCGCCCACCAGCAGCTCCAGCACGTCCTCCAGGGCGACCAGGCCGAGGACCCGGCCCGACGCGTCGGCCACCTGAGCCAGATGGGTGGCGGCCCGGCGCATCACCGTCAGGGCGTCGTCCAGAGGCAGTTCGGAGCGCAGGGTCGTCATCGGGCGCCACAGGTGCTGCGGCACCGCCCGTTCGGACTCCTCCGCGTCCAGGACGTCCTTCACATGCAGATAGCCCATGAAGGCGCCGTTCTCGGCCGCGACCGGGAACCGGGAGTAGCCGGTGCGGGCGGTGAGCGCGACGATCTGGCCGGGGGTGACCGAGGGGCTGACGGTGACCAGCGACTCGCGCCGCAGCAGGACGTCCGTCACCGGGCGCGACCCCAGCTCCAGGGCGTCCTCCAGGCGCTCCTGCTCCTCGGGGTCGAGGAGCCCGGCCTGGCCGGAGTCCTCCACGAGCCGGTTGAGCTGCTCGCTGGTGAACACCGCCTCGACCTCGTCCTTCGGCTCCACGCGGAACAGCCGCAGGATCGCCTGCGCGACCGCGCCGAGGGCGACGGTGATCGGCCGGCAGAAGCGGGCGAAGTACACCAGGCCCGGGCTCAGCCACAGCGCGACCTTCTCCGGTGCCGCCATGGCCAGGTTCTTCGGCACCATCTCACCGATGACCAGGTGGAAGAAGACGACCGCGGCGAGCGCGATGACGTACGTCAGCGGATGGATCATGCCGTCCGGCAGACGCACCCACTCGAACACCGGCTCGAGGAGATGCGCCACCGTCGGCTCGGCGACCGCCCCGAGCGTCAGGGAGCAGACGGTGATGCCGAACTGGGCGGCGGCCATCATCCGCGGCAGATGCTCCAGGCCGTACAGCACCTGGCGGGCGCGGGCCGTGCCGAGCGGTTCGACCTGGCTGCGGCGGACCGAGACCAGGGCGAACTCGGCGCCGACGAAGAAGCCGTTGGCGAGCACGAGCAGGGCGGCGAAGAGGAGTTGGAGGACGCTCATCGGGCGACCTCCACCACGGCGCCGGTGCGCACCAGCCGGACCCGTTCGGCCCGGTAGTGCCCGACCCGGCGCACGGACAGCCGCCAGCCGGGCAGCTCCGCCTTGTCGCCGACGGCCGGGATGCGTCCGAGCAGGTCGGCGACCAG encodes:
- a CDS encoding hemolysin family protein; protein product: MSVLQLLFAALLVLANGFFVGAEFALVSVRRSQVEPLGTARARQVLYGLEHLPRMMAAAQFGITVCSLTLGAVAEPTVAHLLEPVFEWVRLPDGMIHPLTYVIALAAVVFFHLVIGEMVPKNLAMAAPEKVALWLSPGLVYFARFCRPITVALGAVAQAILRLFRVEPKDEVEAVFTSEQLNRLVEDSGQAGLLDPEEQERLEDALELGSRPVTDVLLRRESLVTVSPSVTPGQIVALTARTGYSRFPVAAENGAFMGYLHVKDVLDAEESERAVPQHLWRPMTTLRSELPLDDALTVMRRAATHLAQVADASGRVLGLVALEDVLELLVGEVRDPAHRELPEVRVTGPRIGTGEPEGALAG